A single region of the Vicia villosa cultivar HV-30 ecotype Madison, WI linkage group LG4, Vvil1.0, whole genome shotgun sequence genome encodes:
- the LOC131597245 gene encoding uncharacterized protein LOC131597245 has protein sequence MDTPIDTVKEAKRHTHTYSYFREPLTTLEGLSSLMTAFCLKSFTDNYGNILTLLETVVDTPALQTLMQFYDPEMRCFTFQDYQLAPTLEEYSIILNLKVKSEVPFIDVPKEVNFKLIAAALYLSIKEVSDNWKSNGGVSGFSLKFLVRKAKEEFEKKNWNAYNALLAVAIYGIVMFPNVPNFVDSAAIHIFMGKNPIPTLLADTYYAIHSRYEKRGGAITCCLQLLFIWFLSLLPSKGPFVKTRETLKWTHRIMSLTSYDIQWPKYRINVSEVIVGCGKFDNVPLVGTRGCINYNPVVSLRQLGYTLKDKSADHLIAETVYFEKGSDPEKLKEIIVAWKKIRKHNGAHLGKKESLALTPYVEWIVKRVGNLLLPYDRVAPLQKQPPLILSEFVQQNFTRMLWLPTTGCMKESKRPI, from the coding sequence ATGGACACTCCCATTGATACTGTCAAGGAAGCAAAGAGACATACGCACACCTACAGCTACTTCCGAGAGCCGTTGACCACATTAGAGGGTTTGAGTTCGTTAATGACCGCTTTCTGCCTGAAGAGTTTCACGGACAATTATGGGAATATCTTGACTTTGTTGGAAACCGTGGTTGATACTCCTGCTTTGCAAACTTTGATGCAATTCTATGATCCTGAAATGAGGTGTTTCACGTTCCAGGATTACCAGTTGGCTCCGACATTGGAAGAGTACTCTATTATTCTTAATCTCAAGGTAAAAAGCGAAGTGCCATTCATCGACGTTCCAAAAGAAGTGAATTTCAAGTTGATCGctgctgctctttatttgagcataaaagAAGTATCTGATAATTGGAAGTCGAATGGAGGTGTCTCGGGGTTCTCTTTGAAGTTCTTGGTGAGAAAAGCTAAAGAGGAATTTGAGAAAAAGAATTGGAACGCGTACAATGCATTGCTTGCTGTGGCTATTTACGGGATTGTGATGTTCCCGAATGTTCCCAATTTTGTAGACTCGGCTGCGATACACATCTTCATGGGAAAGAATCCTATTCCTACTTTGTTGGCCGATACTTACTATGCCATTCATTCCCGATATGAGAAACGTGGTGGTGCTATCACTTgttgccttcaattgttgttcatcTGGTTCCTCTCTTTGTTGCCTAGCAAAGGACCTTTTGTGAAGACAAGGGAGACACTTAAGTGGACCCACAGGATTATGTCACTTACTTCTTATGATATTCAGTGGCCAAAGTATCGAATTAATGTTTCTGAAGTGATTGTTGGATGCGGTAAGTTTGATAATGTTCCTTTGGTTGGTACCAGAGGTTGCATCAATTACAATCCCGTGGTATCCTTGCGTCAGTTGGGGTATACGTTGAAAGACAAGTCGGCAGATCACTTGATAGCGGAAACAGTCTATTTTGAGAAGGGGTCGGATCCAGAAAAGTTGAAGGAGATAATTGTGGCTTGGAAGAAGATCCGTAAGCATAATGGAGCCCATTTAGGGAAGAAGGAATCACTTGCTTTGACaccgtatgttgaatggattgtgaAACGGGTTGGGAACTTGTTGCTGCCATATGACAGGGTTGCACCacttcaaaagcaacctcctttgaTTCTATCTGAATTTGTGCAACAGAACTTTACAAGGATGCTCTGGTTACCAACTACAGGTTGCATGAAAGAGAGCAAGAGAccaatttga